The proteins below come from a single Ptychodera flava strain L36383 chromosome 6, AS_Pfla_20210202, whole genome shotgun sequence genomic window:
- the LOC139135618 gene encoding carbohydrate sulfotransferase 11-like, whose amino-acid sequence MKYRCAVLIITILSCLAVIMVIPMEDLKEAMHSCRVTKTFQAPPMKHGVKVVKEHKRSEIYERRKAILRKGCNRLNVKSDQHGQVLYLDKYKLLYCPVAKVAVTNWYKVWLVLSGIADSTNNITANDTRAAKNLKAYRYLEKLTIKEQQKRLDGYLKFLFVRHPFERLLSVYRKGVEIPGEKSPMYEAIADFLKKRDSKRREVKHVKFEEYVQYLVDKASSKEVFSDKNLIPIHKLCSICHVGYDIIGKLEDMKQDAHYILQQAGVDGKVVFPANDEDATKSSDTGSLRRYYSKVSPENILKLYRIYQFDFKLLDYPFPDSYLRWSDIAGN is encoded by the exons AGGCAATGCATTCTTGCCGAGTCACCAAGACATTTCAAGCACCACCGATGAAACACGGCGTCAAAGTGGTGAAG GAGCATAAAAGAAGCGAGATCTACGAAAGACGGAAAGCTATTCTGCGTAAAGGATGCAATCGTCTCAATGTCAAATCCGATCAGCATGGTCAAGTTCTTTACCTAGATAAGTACAAATTGTTATATTGTCCTGTTGCAAAGGTTGCAGTCACAAATTGGTACAAGGTGTGGTTGGTACTCTCTGGAATAGCTGATTCAACCAATAATATCACGGCAAACGACACCCGGGCAGCCAAAAACTTGAAGGCTTATCGCTATCTGGAGAAACTAACGATAAAAGAGCAACAGAAGCGCCTCGATGGCTATCTCAAATTTTTATTCGTGCGCCACCCCTTTGAACGCCTTCTGTCTGTCTACAGAAAGGGCGTTGAAATCCCCGGGGAGAAGTCCCCGATGTATGAGGCAATTGCAGACTTTCTGAAGAAACGTGATAGCAAGCGTAGGGAAGTCAAACATGTTAAATTCGAGGAGTATGTCCAATACCTCGTTGACAAAGCTTCTTCGAAAGAAGTTTTCAGCGATAAGAACTTGATACCGATTCACAAACTATGCTCCATCTGTCACGTGGGCTATGACATCATCGGCAAGCTGGAGGATATGAAACAGGACGCCCACTACATCCTACAACAAGCTGGCGTCGATGGGAAAGTAGTCTTTCCTGCAAACGATGAAGATGCTACAAAAAGTTCAGATACTGGGAGTCTTAGACGATACTATTCGAAAGTTTCGCCGGAGAATATCTTGAAGTTGTATCGTATCTATCAGTTCGACTTCAAGTTACTCGACTATCCCTTCCCTGACTCATATTTACGTTGGTCTGATATAGCGGGAAATTAA